The sequence accACATAAAACATCTTCCTTCTTTAAACCAGAGCCGCCTTTTTTGTTGCCAGCAACCAGTTCACTGATCCGAAATGCACCAAAGAAAGCAATCACAAAAGCCGTAGTAAAAAGGCAGGTTTCAAACTTATTCCAGCATACACTAGGAACTATTTCCACTATCTTATGCAACAATTCGTACGATATAGGCCTCCTCAAATTGTTGGTAACAGCCCCCCGACTATAACcttttaaaatctgttttaacAGAAAATCTTTAAACGCATGCTGCTTATCTGAGAGCTTAAAGAAAAAGGTAATACCTAACAAACATCTGTCTATAAACGAACGAGAAAAACCTTTCTTAATTAAATCCATAACAAAACTTAACGCAATTTCAATTCTATTATCTAAAACCTCTGTGCCTTTACTTTCAACAAAAGCAGTCCAGAGTTCCCAAGACCTCCTATAGTTGGACCAGGTGCTCTATGATAAAGATCTTTCAATCAAAGCACTCATCCCGGCGATGTCAAATCCCAAATGTGTTGCGAAACTTCCAGCCCTTCTCGCTCCGCCTGAGGTGCCAGTTCTCTGAAAAGCTTGAAGTCAAAACGCGAGAGAGCATCAGCTATATTATTCTGTTTGCCCGAAATATGCTTAGCTTTGAGCCAAATGTTATTAATTAGACACAAATACACCAAGCGCCTTAATAAATTGATCACCGGTAATGACTTAGCTTTCAAGGTATTGATCACCCACACTACTCCCATGTTGTCGCAACGCAACAAAATCCTCCTGTTACACCataaccccccccaatattCTAACGCTACAACAACCGGAAATAATTCTAATAAGACCAAATTCTTAGTCCATCCAGCCTCATGCCATAACTGAGGCCAACTCGAAACTGCCCATCTACCTTGCCAAAAGATACCAAATCCAGAAGCACCTGCTGCGTCCGTAAAAAATTCTAGCTCATCACTATCAATAAATTCATTTTGCCATATAGCCGCACCATTGAATTTTTTGAGAAAAAGTTTCCACACTAATAAGTCTTCCTTAACCTGTTTAGAAACCCTAACCCTATGACAACCAACCTTCTTACCCGAAATAGCTTTCGCCATCTGTCTCGAAAAAACTCTACCCATAGGAATTATTCTAGTAGCGAAATTTAACAAACCCAATAAAGACTGAAAACATTTAACCGTTACTTTCTTGGAACACAAAACTGTATTAATCATAAAACGTAACTTAATAACTTTATCCCTAGGTAATCTAAACAACATGTTAACTGTATCTATTTCTATGCCTAAAAAcaacaatgaagtggtagggaAAACTGTTTTCTCATGGGCTAACGGGATACCAAAGTATTctgccaaaacaaaaaatgagttCAATAACGACAAACAATCTTTACTGCCTGGCTTACCAATAAACAAAAAGTCATCCAAATAATGTATAACCGAATCTAAACCTGAAACTTTCTTAACAGCCCATTCAACAAAACATGCAAACGCTTCAaagtaaaaacaagaaatggaaCACCCCATTGGTAAgcatttatcaaaataaaatttacCCTTTAACTGAAAACCCAAGGAAGGAAAACAATCGGGGTTAATAGGAAGTAATCTGAAAGCGGCCTCAATGTCTACTTTGGCAAGTAGCGCATTTTTCCCAAATAGCCGTACCCACTTCAATGCATCCTCAAAGCTGGCATAATGCACAGGAAAATCTGAAATATCAATCTGATCATTCAGTGAACCTCCTTTTGGAAATGACAGATGATGAATAAGTCTAAAGGAACCTTTTTCTTTCTTGGGGACGAGGCCTAATGGTGACAGCCTAAGATTCTTAAAAGGAGGAAAGGAAAAGGGGCCCTCAATTCTCCCCAGCGAAATTTCCTTCTGAATTTTCTGACTGGCAACCTCCACATTAAGCTCTACCGATTTCAAATTATCCACCCAACATATCGCATCATTAGTACAAACCGGAATATAAAACCCATACTTAAAACCATTGCATAATAATTCAGCCATCTGCTGATTTGGGTAACTGCTTAAAAAGGGGAGCAGATTTAACCAGTTCACTGGCGTCACTGCTCTTTTGAAACTGTTCCCTCCCTTGTCCTTTACGAAAACACTTGCTAGCTGGATGACTCCCAGCGCAAATGGTACATTCATGTTTGAACCTGCAAGAGTTTGGCCACTTACAAGCCGAATCATTGAATGACCAACAAACTCCTTTTTGACGCGCATGGATAGCATTAACACCTTGAGACCTAAAATTGGACATGTTCCGCTGAGGTAGCATAACACTCACCCAAGTGCCCACATCCTTCATACCCCACTGTAAATTCTGGTGTACTGCCAACTTTTGCCTAAAAATTTCATCGTAATTGAACCAAGACATTCCCCCAAAATTCTTATATGCTTCAAGCACCGCTTCCAAATGTTGAAACAATCCGGGACTCTTATTACTATGCTTTTCACAGTAAACGCTAGCATAAATACAAAAAGCCTGAAGCCAATTATTGAATGATCTGGGAATCGGTCTTCTCCTGTCCTCATCCTTGTCATGTTTCAGTAAAAAATCTTTGGATGCAGGCAAAAGCGACAAAATATCAATGTAATCACCGCTCCAGATTTTTTCCTTAATGGACATATTCAAATGAAAACCTAACGGTGACATCTCACAAGCTAAAGACTCCTTCATGCAAGACTCACTCACAGTACTCTGTTTAACATTACTAGCTCCCCAAGCCTGGGCTGGACTGGGAGACTGCAGCTCTTTAAGCATACCCACTAATGAACCCACCAAATCACCCAGCTGatccatattaaattttttgcaCTCACCAGCACCAGCCCTGCCTCTCACTTGTGGAACCTCAGAAGTGTCCTGCCTTTCGGTCTCCGCTGCCAGCACCTGCTGCCTAAACACCTGCTTGCCGCTTGAGCCCTCCTCTGCCGGTTGCTGAACATGCCTCTTCTTAGCCTCCTTCTTCCTCGGTGATCGTGACAGGGACCTCTTCTGTCTGGATGCAAGTCGACTGCTTCTTCTGCTCTTCCCGTCGTTAAAAACCACTTCCTCGTTGAGTTCTCGCGAGTTACCGATAAAATCTCGCGAAGTCTTCATGAAATCCCGCGAAGTTCCTTCACCCGGGTCACAAGACTCGTCCCGCGATACTTCAAATGCAGAGACGTCTTCGCCCGGCTCCACCTCAGTCAACACCTCCAGTTCGCTTCCCAGCCAACCGCGTTGAACATCTTCAGCTGCAACAGGAGATTCAAGACAGCGACGCAGCCAATCTTCACCACCTCTTCCGGCAGCCTTTTCACGCAGCCTCAACAGCAGCTCTTCCATCTTCCAACCTTTGGCTCTCCCGCTATGCCGCTGCTCACCAGACTCTTATGAAAGGTCAGTGCAGACAGCTAGCGGTTCGCCGCAGGTAAGTAAAGTGTACCTCAGGGGACGCTCTATTTATAGAGCAAATTCCCGCCCTTGGCGCAGCGCGAGACAGCCGCGAGCGCAAGGCGCGCAAAAGGGGGGGGCGTAACTAAGCGGCGCGCGGCGTCCTCGAGCGCACCTAAAGTAAAAAAGGCGGCAATACTAAGCGGCGCGAGCGCAACTAGAAAGttctaacatattttttttttttttttttatatataacctgcCTGACCTGTATGCTGACCTTTACATGACCCTAATCCCCACAACCACATGCCGCCCTGTTATCTAAATAGAGCCAGGGCTTTCCAATTCAGAAGTAAAAGGTGTCGGTGGTCCGGCAGTCTGTCACAGGGCAGGGGGCTTTGAAAAAATGGCAGATGTGGTCACTCAACTCCAAAGTCAGTGAAGTGTTTTCAGCTGATCAGACAAACACAGGTATTACCCCCATGTACCAAGCATTATACACAGCTTCATTCTCACACTCTTCCTCCTACCGTGTGATAGTTGTGTACTTGCGTCTTGAAGTGAGTGTAACGCTATAACGCAATACCGACAGAAACTGTTTCCTGAGCGGCAACTCAGGAAATAGCTGAACCTTCGCATTGCGTCCAATCTGATGCGTGATTATTCAGTGCAGCTTACAGTCCGATAGGGAAGGCAGGATTCAGGTTTATAAACACCAGCAAGAACTCCACCACGCTGACCTCCTTCCCAGAGCAAAGGATATGTGAGTATGTATACTCCTCTAATGTACAGACGCAGGGTGTCGGCACTCTCACTGGAGATAGAagtatatatttgcatatgaTTTGCTGTTCTGTTTCACATCCTTCACTTTACTGTGCATTATTGAGCTTTTCCTGTAAAAAGAGCCCTGTtggccctgaataatgcataattaagttTGTGAATGGAAAAGGCATGCTCCTTGTTACGAGAATAAACACCTCTGTTATTGGACTTAAATGTAGCAATCAACAGATGTTCCTGTCCCGTAGGAGTCTTACCTTAACAATGTAAGCTGCCAGCTTTTAAAGATGTCACCCATAGTTGGAATAACTGAGGACCTGCGATGTTTGATGACAGGAAGCCGGCTGAGCTTAGAATAGATCAGAGAcaataataaattaacagatataggaaaggctgaacttgatggacgcatgtcttttttcagcctatgtaactatgtaacaatgCTATGTTTTATCATCACATATAAGTAGATTACCTGTAAATCAGCCTAGTTAAGTGCTTGTATATTACATGCAATCCCTACTGGGAACCGCTCTTATTCCAGCAACCGCTTCATGGCAGGGTCCAGTATCTGCGAACTCGTCAGCATCTACcagtggggtctattcactacaGAGGGAGATTCCAGGAGACTTGAAAACTCCAGCATCCCAGATATCGCTTATCATTATTAAAGACAAGTGGCAGCAGACTCCCGCTACTAATTGGTTTCTATAACCGAGCTTTAGCTTAAGGTGCAACTCAGAGATATACAAAGTATTGAACTAGAAGAAAAAGATGGTCCGACTGTTAGTCCGGTCAGAGAAGCACACAGGTCTTTACCACGGTTTGTTGCTTAGGATTTCTAGCAAGATGTTTTACTCTTCAGCCATTGTGATCTACTGATAGAATGACACTATGCTGAGCTATAGGAGCTGATACATATTGGCGTTGGACTCCAGCCCAGCAGAATGTGGGAGTTTCTCTCTCCCTAGGGAAGGTGGCATCTGCTTTTTCATGTACTGTCATGTCCATATTGCTACAAAACCCAAACGCCTTGGGCAGGTCACTCCTTGCCACTTGTGAAATCTCTCTGCGGCTCGTTGCTTTGTTTTCGTTCGTATTGTGCAGCGTGTGAGAAATCATGCTGCAGTTGGAAGATACGCTACATGTGTGTCTATTTACCTCCGTCTCTGCTCCTGAAACGTTGCACAATCCTCTTCTTCTTACATCATCTAATCCCTGCCAATCTCTCCACCGAGTCCTCAGTCTGAGACTCTTGGCATCTACATCATCGCTGACATGTCTCTGCTTCCTTCTCACAGCGGGAGAATCGCAGGCTACAGGAGACCAGCATGAGACTGGAGCAGGAAAACGACGATTTGGCCCACGAACTGGTTACCAGTAAGATCGCTCTGCGCAGTGACCTGGACCAGGTAAGCAGCTCGATAGAGAAGCCTTTGATATAAGAGCAAAGTTATAAATTGGGTTTAGGGGGATCCTGGTTTCTTAATTAGGTTTGTTTTTGTACGTTGTCGCATTTATGTGGATTCTAAGCAGATGCGCAGATGTATCGGTGCTTAAACACAGGTGTGAATTATTATGGATTGAGATTGGTTTGTATCATTTGGACAAATTTAAAGCATTTCATGAAGTCATCTGGCTTCTAAGTGCCAAATGTCCTCATTGCTGGTGTACAATAATAGTTTAATAACGGCTGTACGATGACATGTTTTCTTAACAGTGTACAATTAATGCGTTCTGTGAAGTTGATACTTTTGTCTTGGgccaaaatagataaaaaattaaagttacaaaggttttcAGGCTTATTCTTCtcctaaagactccattttctcCTTGGGCTAATAGAGCAATTTTCTTAACAAGGTGTTCTGTGAAAATGTGAATATTCTCCATTCATTGACATATTTACTTTGGACGCAGGCGGAAGACAAAGCCGAGGTTCTGAACAAAGAGCTGCTCCAGACGAAGCAGAGGTTGATTGAAGCTGAGGAAGAGAAACGCAAACAGGAAGAGGAAACCGCTCAGGTGGGTCGGGTCTCCTGCTGGATACAAACTTCCACTCTATTCATTTCTAAAGCATATTTTGCCACCAAAGAACTTGGCTGGAAACGTAAGATATGTGGTTACAGCCGCAATACTCACAAGGCACTGAGATCCTGTTTCTTGTAATCAGATAACTTACTAGGTACAGTCTGTACGCACATTGACTAGTAATGCCGGGGACTTAACAGAGGTCGATCCCCATAATATTTATTACttgtaagtattttaatgtataatggCAAATATGCCCTCCATGTCTAAATATCCAGATACCCCTAGTGGATAAAAAATCATCTCGTCCCTTCGCATTGTACAGTCCTCTGTCATTAAGTTATATCCGTACCCTAATGATCAAGACGCCTCTTCCCCGGGTTTGTAAAATGATGCATCTTCCATAATCTCCGGACGTTGCAGCCAATGTTATCATCATTACGCGAAGTACCGGTCTGGCTTAAAGAAGCAGTAATTCAATTTACTTCACGGTTATCATGATGTAGATGTAGACTTTCTAGTCTCTATCAGATCATGGAGGAGCTGCTGGTTCCTTTAAATCAGTCTCATTATTGTCTCATGTGTTAGGTGGGCTCCAATTCCCCAAAACATTCATAATGTCCACTCCAAGTGTTACGTATATGAGACATATTTGCCCCACGTTCATGGTGGATTTCTAATGGGGATCAACTGCAAAGGCAAGAGAAATATTAGCAACTTTTCGCCACTACAGTAGGTCCCGGCACATGCCAGCCGCCCCATTTAATTATTGGACCAGACTTATCACATTTCCCCATTCATGTGCTTCTCTAGAATCTGGAGCTAATCATTGAAATGCATTCTGAATAAGGATTGTTTTATTATCGCAGTTAAAGGAAGTCTTCCGAAAACAACTGGAAAAGGCAGAGCTAGAAATCAAGAAGACCACAGCAATTATAGCAGAATACAAGCAGGTGAGACACGTGAATGAACCTCTTACTTAGGTCAGCATGTCCTGATTTTATTGGTTTAAATTGTCTTGATAAGTGGAAATAACTCCATGCCTTCTTTTTCACGTCATAAAAGATATGCTCCCAGTTAAGCACCCGGCTAGAGAAGCAGCAGACTGCAAGCAGAGAGGAGCTGGAAATTGTGAAggtgagtgggggggggggggcaagatgGATTTTTCGGGTTGGATAACTGGACCACTGACTGAGCGGGGGACGCTTATATAAAATGCACTGTGCAGGAAAGCAATCGTTCTAGGGCAGCCCTGCTGTGTGCAGTTTCCAGAAGACCTCTTTAGTCTGGCTGTCCATAgtttttctctaaaaataataataataaaaaaactaagaGCGGGCAGTTGGCTGCCGGGTAACATTGTGAGGGCTACACCTTTTAATGGTGTCGATGTGTAGCTCAAGGATAGCAGATATCCCTGCATGGAGGAACGGCACAGTCAGTAACCGGTGAAGTTATATGTGACTGTGTGGTGAACACTTTCAGGCCAAGGTTATGTCCTGCAGTCAGTGCAGTGAGATCTTCAGCAAGGAAGGACCACTACAGGCCACCGGAGCTGGGAAAGACAAGTCAGGCGGTGGAGGAGATGACGAGAAGGACTCTCTCATGAAGCACCTGCGCGAGATGGAGCTGGATTTGGCTCAGACCAAACTGCAGCTTGTGGAGGCCAAGTGCAAAATACAGGTACAGAAGCACCTTACTAGATGACACTGAATGCCGTATAGCGGAgcagaattattttaaataattatacaaaagcCCTTGTTTTTCTTCTGCTTGCCACTTAATATCAGTGTCTGCATCTCTAATGGAATCTAAATcccaaacatatatttttacaaattaaaaaaagaaatacccaACCTGTGATTGTCAGAATGCTTCTTGTTTAGATTCCTTTAGTACATACTCAATGTCTCACAGTGCCATGTTATTCGATTTTAAGAGCTCTtgcatatttttacattacaagAAACCCCTGTATTTGCAGTAAGAAAGTAGctttattttttggcatttaAAAAGATGTTTATTATGAGCTGTGCCTGCCTGCACCTTTTACTATACCTGAGTCCATTCCATGTGCTGTAATGGTTCCAATTAGTCTCTCTCTGTATCTTCAAAGGAACTGGAGCATCAAAGAGGAGCTCTTATGAATGAGATCCAGGCTGCCAAAAACTCCTGGTTTAGCAAAACCCTGAACTCTATAAAAACAGCAGCAGGGACCCAGCCGACGGCACAGTCCCCACAGGGAGCGCAGGCATCCAGCCCCGTCCTGCAGGCTCCGAAAGACAGTACATAGCACCGGAACGGAGCAAATAACAAGAGCACAAGATGACCAAACGGGAAGCAAATGCGGCCAGAAACGAGGTTCTCGATATATGCCTCCCTCTGGGAACGGACCATCGCATCCTTCAGACCTCCTGCAACCGCTTCATGGCGCTTCCTGCAAAGTAACTTTTCTTTAATCAGCTGCCACTTTTACACTTTATTCCTTTAAAGAACTTCTGTTATTTTAGTATATCAGGGCCTGAGAAGTCCAGAAGGCAAGTTACTGTGTACTGCAAAGTACGACATGTCTTAACACAAAGGACCctgctttgtgtgtgtgttttgtaagtataaatatgtttatagaAATGCAACTTTCCATTTTGACTGAACATTTTAACATAATGCTGcctatgaaaatattaaatattctattatttttactattaccaTCGTCTGTGGGATTTACCTCCCCGAGACACAGCGTTGAAGGTAAAGCAGTTTGGTAACTCTTATTATTCTATCGCAGATAGTTACATCATACGTGTAATAAAAGTCATTGGCACACACacagtttctttttattattaacgtCCAGTGACTAGCACACTTATACATTGTAACGGGTCTCAGTGCTTTTAATGGCTTGTTTTAATACTGTTTGTGCCATAGCTTGTGTGCAGCACTTTGCTTTGCACACCGGGATGTAGCGAATGGAGGAATTGTCATTGCTACGGGCTGGCGCCGGGTTCTAGTTTATATCTGTGTTAGAGGAAATCACATAATCTTTTAAATGTGCGCAAAGACTGAAAGAGTTTGGACCTGTTGTcattcacagcttttagcaatattaaatgtatttaacgaAAGCGTCTGCTTGGATTTATTCAGTGTAATTGTCCTGGAGGTGTTTGCAGTAAGGGGCTGTTTTAACCTCGGTACATCCGAGGCTCCAGATTCCCCTCATCTCATGTTTAAAGCAGCGGTTTAATAATACATGCGCGCTACTTTCATCTCCGgtgaaatgtaggatttgggaaggGCCCGGagaatttaatgttttatttatatatatatatatatatatatatatatatatagcatataaaATCACATTTGGAGTCATTCATAGAAAGGGTAAGGATTAATCACAGGAACACCTTATgaccttttttatttagaaataatgtttataataaattatttacagaGAATATACACATGTTCAATCTGGttcatgtataaaaatgttcttGTAAACAAGAGCTAAAGGAAACCTCTATTCTGATTTCTTCTTTCAGTGCTTAGCATGTCTTACACCGTAT is a genomic window of Spea bombifrons isolate aSpeBom1 chromosome 6, aSpeBom1.2.pri, whole genome shotgun sequence containing:
- the RABGAP1L gene encoding rab GTPase-activating protein 1-like isoform X3; the protein is MEERIPFTSPAPKLSPPVKKSQDIQDEKSNFVNEYACRVLELLGMGHRLFVPRLLATSKEDLLQADFEGALKFFRVQLPKRYRAEENARRLMEQACNIKVPTKKLKKYEKEYLAMRESQLQQEDPIERYKRENRRLQETSMRLEQENDDLAHELVTSKIALRSDLDQAEDKAEVLNKELLQTKQRLIEAEEEKRKQEEETAQLKEVFRKQLEKAELEIKKTTAIIAEYKQICSQLSTRLEKQQTASREELEIVKAKVMSCSQCSEIFSKEGPLQATGAGKDKSGGGGDDEKDSLMKHLREMELDLAQTKLQLVEAKCKIQELEHQRGALMNEIQAAKNSWFSKTLNSIKTAAGTQPTAQSPQGAQASSPVLQAPKDST
- the RABGAP1L gene encoding rab GTPase-activating protein 1-like isoform X4, with protein sequence MMEEISISMAYDAHIFSQLSEEDILAKLVELSKPKPVVPTKKLKKYEKEYLAMRESQLQQEDPIERYKRENRRLQETSMRLEQENDDLAHELVTSKIALRSDLDQAEDKAEVLNKELLQTKQRLIEAEEEKRKQEEETAQLKEVFRKQLEKAELEIKKTTAIIAEYKQICSQLSTRLEKQQTASREELEIVKAKVMSCSQCSEIFSKEGPLQATGAGKDKSGGGGDDEKDSLMKHLREMELDLAQTKLQLVEAKCKIQELEHQRGALMNEIQAAKNSWFSKTLNSIKTAAGTQPTAQSPQGAQASSPVLQAPKDST